A genomic window from Micromonospora sp. WMMA1947 includes:
- a CDS encoding CDP-alcohol phosphatidyltransferase family protein has protein sequence MRRSSTFARQVLLVRVGRRDGATVSGTDRVTPDHRYADRQRLRYGRLDTDIETVRPISPALAPAAPVDDESPAMAIPLLPGERTAARRAKFALVNACTLSSLMLGMLAIFLAMRGDVQIAAICLIACVAFDGLDGALARKLGVASPFGAQMDSLADMCSFGLAAPVVVYASLAGSVPPAAAAVSCALVAACAAIRLARFNVSPKDGRFFCGVPTTMAAAVLALTVAIGVPVSGLIMVAGVALLAFAMVSSFPYAKLARLLKLPPWLWLAPVVGALVDIRLTFALVVVGYLVSGPLLWLHQRRTA, from the coding sequence TTGCGCCGCAGCAGTACGTTCGCCCGCCAGGTGCTGCTGGTCCGAGTGGGCCGCCGGGACGGCGCGACCGTCTCGGGGACCGACCGGGTCACCCCCGACCACCGTTACGCCGACCGCCAGCGCCTGCGCTACGGCCGGCTCGACACCGACATCGAGACCGTGCGCCCGATCAGCCCGGCGCTCGCACCGGCCGCCCCGGTCGACGACGAGTCTCCGGCGATGGCGATCCCGCTGCTGCCGGGTGAGCGCACCGCCGCCCGCCGGGCCAAGTTCGCGCTCGTCAACGCGTGCACGCTGAGCAGCCTCATGCTCGGCATGCTGGCCATCTTCCTGGCCATGCGCGGTGACGTGCAGATCGCCGCGATCTGCCTGATCGCGTGCGTCGCGTTCGACGGCCTCGACGGCGCGCTGGCCCGCAAGCTCGGTGTGGCCAGCCCGTTCGGCGCGCAGATGGACTCGCTCGCCGACATGTGCTCGTTCGGCCTCGCCGCGCCGGTCGTGGTCTACGCCTCGCTCGCCGGTTCGGTGCCCCCGGCCGCCGCCGCGGTCTCCTGCGCGCTCGTCGCCGCGTGCGCCGCGATCCGGCTCGCCCGGTTCAACGTCTCGCCGAAGGACGGCCGCTTCTTCTGCGGCGTGCCGACCACGATGGCGGCAGCCGTGCTGGCCCTGACCGTGGCCATCGGCGTACCGGTCTCCGGCCTGATCATGGTGGCCGGCGTGGCGCTGCTCGCCTTCGCCATGGTGTCCAGCTTCCCGTACGCGAAGCTGGCCCGGCTGCTGAAGCTGCCGCCGTGGCTCTGGCTGGCCCCGGTGGTCGGCGCGCTCGTCGACATCCGGCTCACCTTCGCCCTCGTGGTGGTGGGCTACCTGGTCAGCGGGCCGCTGCTCTGGCTGCACCAGCGCCGTACCGCCTGA